DNA from Deltaproteobacteria bacterium:
GCTGCCGGGGTTCTCGAGGACGCCGTCCTCCTCGACGATCACCTCGCCGGCGAGGGCGCGCAGGAGCGGCAGCTCCGCAGGGGAGAATGGGCGACCGTCGGGATGAACCGGCGCAAGCCCGCCGCCCGCCGCTTCCATGGGTGCGCGCGAAACGGCACCCGCGGACGAGAGCTCGAGCAGCCGCAATCCGGCAGCATTCATGTGCGTGACGGCGCCGGTCTTGTCGCAGGCGAACACGCCCTCGATCATGTTGTCGAGCACCGCGTCCAGCTCGGCGGCGCGGCGCGCGGCGACCGCGAGGGCCTGCTCGCGATCCGCGCCGTAGCGGCGGATGCGCTCCGCCGATGCCTGGAGCCGATCGATCATCTCGTTCACGCCCTGGGCGAGCTCACCGAGCTCATCCCGGTGGAAGATCGGGATGCGCCCGAGCCTTTCGACGTCGCCGCGTGCGACGATCTGGTTGACGACCGCGCGGATGCGTCTGAGCGGGCGGGCGATGGATCCGGCGAGGAAGGCAGCGCAGACTGGCGCCCATGACAGCGCGATCAGCGCAAAGAGCAGCAGGGTGAGGAGCTCTCCTTCGCGGTCGCGCACAGGCTGCCGTGAGATCACCAGAGCTACCGCTGGAGGTCCGGTGCCGCTCGGTATCGGGCGATACGCGAGAGCGCTCTGGGCGCTGGGATCCAGGACCGAGTCGGCGGGAGCCCGCGAGAGAGCGCGCGCGAGACGCCCCCGCAGCCCCGGCGCGGCCGCGAGGTCACGCTTGGCATCGTTGTTGACGACGATGGCACCATCGGTGGTGGCGACCGCGACGAGATCAAGCGGCGTCGACAGAGACCGCGCAGCCGTTTCCCAGAGGGCGCGCTCTGGCGACCGCTCGAGCTCGCGCGCCAGCCCGTCGGCGAGCAGCCCGGCACGCGCCGCCAGATCGCGCTGGGCCGTCCAGACCTGGGACATGTACGCGTGCACGCCCATCCAGGAAGTCGGCGCGGTGATGAGCGAGAGTGACAGCACGACGAGCCGCGCGCGCACCGAAAGGCGCCGCCCCGGGATCGGCAGACCGCGCTCGCGCAAGGAGAGCGAGATACGCCCTGCGATCGGGCCGAGAAGCCAGCTGAGTATGGCGTAGGACAGCGGAAGCGCGGCGGCGAAGCAGGACAGCCCGAACAGCACCGTCGCCTCGCCCGCGCGCGCACTCAGCGGGATCTGGTCGGCGAACCAGCGCTGCAGCGAGGCCGTCACGGGCAGGTAGAACAAGAGCCACGAGGTCGCCCAAACGATCGGGAACAGGAGCGGGGTATCGTAGGCCGCGCGGGCGGCGCTGCGAGTGACATCGGCGGGCTGCGACGATGGGTCGCTGAGCCAACGCTCGATCGGGCGCAGCAGCCACGCCAGGTAGCCGACGAGCGCAGTCGTCCTAACGACATAGAGCACGACGACGATGGCGAGCACCGGCGCACGATCCTCGCCCCGCTCGACGGCAAACAGGTGCAGATAAGCCACGGGAATCGCCACGGCGAAGATGAGCTCAACGCCAAACGCGATCGCGGCTACCCGCGCTGTGAGAGATCGAGCCACGCACCTTCCTCTAGCGGCCGCTTGCCTGCCGCCAATCCGGGCTAACTCGACTCCACTAAAGGCTACTCATCCCGAAGGGGCTGCGAGCAGCATCGTGCGTCTGCCCGCTCGCTCCGACGCCTCGTAGCCTCCATTGATCTAGCCTGCACGCGGAGGTGCGATGTGTTCGAGGGCTTCGAAAGGTTGAGCGTCGAGACGACTGGGGCCGTGATCAACCTCGTCCGCGCCGGCAACGGCCCCCCGCTTTTGCTCCTGCACGGCTACCCGCAGACCCTCGCGATGTGGCACCTCGTCGCACCGCGGCTCGCCGAGCACTTCACCGTGGTGGCCGCCGACCTCCGGGGATACGGCGCGAGCAGCAAACCCGAGGGCGGCGCGGACCACGCCGGCTACTCGAAGCGCGCCATGGCGCAGGACCAGGTCGAGATGATGCAGCGCCTGGGTTTCGATCAATTCTTCCTCGCCGGCCACGACCGCGGCGGCCGCGTCGGCCATCGCATGGCGCTCGACCATCCAGAGCGCGTGAAAAAGCTGGCGGTCCTCGACATCGTGCCGACGAGGACCATGTTCGCGCAGGTCAACCAGTATCTCGCGACCGTGTACTACCACTGGTTCTTCCTCATCCAGCCCTTCGACCTGCCCGAGCGGATGATCGGCGCGGATCCGGAGTTCTTCCTGCGCAACTTCTTCTCGCGCCTCGGCGCGGGCGCGCTCGCACCCGATGCGGTCGCCGAGTACGTGCGGGCCTTCCGCGATCCGGCGGTGATTCACGCGAGCTGCGAGGATTATCGCGCAGCGGCGAGCATCGATCTGGAGCACGACTCGGCTGACTTGGCGGCGAAGGTGGGGTGCCCGATGCTGGCGCTTTGGGGCGCGAAGGGCCGCATCGCGCAAATGTTCGACGTCTTGACCACCTGGCGCGAGCGCGCGACCGACCTCCGCGGCCGCGCGCTACCGTGCGGGCATTACGTGCCGGAAGAGGCTCCGGAG
Protein-coding regions in this window:
- a CDS encoding alpha/beta hydrolase; its protein translation is MFEGFERLSVETTGAVINLVRAGNGPPLLLLHGYPQTLAMWHLVAPRLAEHFTVVAADLRGYGASSKPEGGADHAGYSKRAMAQDQVEMMQRLGFDQFFLAGHDRGGRVGHRMALDHPERVKKLAVLDIVPTRTMFAQVNQYLATVYYHWFFLIQPFDLPERMIGADPEFFLRNFFSRLGAGALAPDAVAEYVRAFRDPAVIHASCEDYRAAASIDLEHDSADLAAKVGCPMLALWGAKGRIAQMFDVLTTWRERATDLRGRALPCGHYVPEEAPEETLHELLAFFRS
- a CDS encoding cell wall metabolism sensor histidine kinase WalK; translation: MARSLTARVAAIAFGVELIFAVAIPVAYLHLFAVERGEDRAPVLAIVVVLYVVRTTALVGYLAWLLRPIERWLSDPSSQPADVTRSAARAAYDTPLLFPIVWATSWLLFYLPVTASLQRWFADQIPLSARAGEATVLFGLSCFAAALPLSYAILSWLLGPIAGRISLSLRERGLPIPGRRLSVRARLVVLSLSLITAPTSWMGVHAYMSQVWTAQRDLAARAGLLADGLARELERSPERALWETAARSLSTPLDLVAVATTDGAIVVNNDAKRDLAAAPGLRGRLARALSRAPADSVLDPSAQSALAYRPIPSGTGPPAVALVISRQPVRDREGELLTLLLFALIALSWAPVCAAFLAGSIARPLRRIRAVVNQIVARGDVERLGRIPIFHRDELGELAQGVNEMIDRLQASAERIRRYGADREQALAVAARRAAELDAVLDNMIEGVFACDKTGAVTHMNAAGLRLLELSSAGAVSRAPMEAAGGGLAPVHPDGRPFSPAELPLLRALAGEVIVEEDGVLENPGSHRPVFLRSSAAPIRDATGAIAGAVAVARDVTEVAEFDRLKDEFIRVAAHELKTPVAILKGYARTLMRTDQTLPVRSRRMLEAIDRGAERINGVVEDLLDISLARLDTLHLSPVPVDLDELVRATVAGVGASELHRVVIQREDPAPLTVRADSARTRQALGNLLSNALKYSPAGGTIEVVLSADRGRGEAQASVRDYGVGIPTKRQGGIFRLFYRAHTDTPHDYGGMGVGLFMAKELIKRQGGRIWFESREGEGSIFSFTLPLA